In the genome of Candidatus Neomarinimicrobiota bacterium, the window CAAATGGAAACGCCTCTGCTTTGCCACCCGGGGTTGATGAAGAGATATTCACAGAGTTTTTATCTCAACAAGACGGTGTAATGGGCGAGATGGAAACACTGATACTCAGCCTGGAAAAATCGAATGGAAATGGAAGCTCCAGCGAACTGCTCCGTCTATTGCATACTCTCAAAGGGGAATCAGCTCTTATGGGGCTGGATGATGTAGAAAAATTGTGTCACCGGACTGAAGATTACCTGAATGCTGAAAATACCGCTTCAGCGGTTGATGTATTACTATCCGTAAAAGATTGGTTGCAGAACAAATTCACATCTTTCTCAACTGATACGGAAGTTCCAGATATAAAGGTAATATTTGATCAATTGAATAACCCAAAATCAGGTATTAATAGTATAGAATCAAATGGCACAAAGCAAGATGAAGAAACTGGAACTTCCTCTGATACGCCACCTACCAGTGAGCCCATCACTGAGACAGAGGCTACTCCTACGTCACAGGCGTGGGATGTTGACATGGAACTATGTGCGGATTTTGTGGCGGAGGGAAGAGATCACCTGGAGGTAAGTGATGCCCAACTACTCATTCTGGAATCTAACCCTGAGGATAACGATGCCTTAAATACAGTATTTCGGGCTTTCCATACTATAAAGGGTGTAGCTGGTTTTCTGGATTTAACTGAAATTGGTTCCCTGGCGCATACAGCTGAGAATTTACTGGATCAGGTTCGAAAGGGTAGAGTAGCTCTGAAGGGAGCTACCATGGACATCACCTTTGAGTCCTTGGATTTTCTCAAAAAAATGTTGGATACTCTAGCCCAGTCGCTAGCCACCGGTGTTGCCCCCTTAGCTGAACCAGAGTTACCTCAACTTGTTGAAAGACTCAAGGTGATCAACGATCCAAATAGCAATCAGACCATCTCAGATCAGGCACCCACTGATCAGTCGAATGAAGCTGAGACAAAATCAAAACCAGTTACAGAAGCAAGTGTGCCTAAGCCATCTGAACCAAAAGCCCAGACCAAAGTCAAAGCAAAGGCTGAAACTCAAGTCACAGCAAAGGTTTCCCCCATTAAATCATCAGCACCTGCAACTGGTGCAAAGGTATCGGGAGCACGACCCCAGGGAACCAAACTCAAGGAAACACTGAAGGTCGATACTCAGCGGATTGATCAAATGGTGGATGCCATCGGTGAACTGGTGATTGCAGAATCAATGGTGAGCCAGTCACCTGAGTTAAAATCAATTGCCTCCCCGACACTCATCAAACACCTCTCGCAGTTGGATAAGATTGCCCGGGAACTGCAAAGCATGGGGACTTCCCTACGAATGGTAACCATTCGGTCGGTTTTCCAGAAAATGGCCCGACTTGTAAGGGATCTGGCAAAAAAATCCGGTAAGACAATTCAGTTCAATATGGTTGGTTCTGATACAGAAGTGGATAAATCAGTAGTCGACAAAATTGGAGACCCATTGATTCACATGATCCGTAATGCGGTGGATCATGGTATCGAGGAAAATGTTCAGGATCGTGTGGATGCAGGTAAAGATCCCGGCGGTCAAATTGAACTGAGAGCCTTTCATAAGGGCGGAAATATTTACATCGAGGTCCAGGACGATGGACGTGGACTCAATCGAGATGCCATACTTAAAAAGGCACTGGAACGCGGGATGATCAAAAAAGATCAGAAATTACACGATAATGAGGTTTGGGGTCTCGTCCTTGAACCCGGTTTCTCCACTGCCAAAAAAGTAACTGAAATATCGGGTCGCGGCGTAGGGATGGATGTTGTAAAACGCAATATTGAATCCTTGCGGGGTCTGATCGAGATTCAATCGACACCTGGGGAAGGTAGTCTCTTCTCAATTCGGCTGCCCTTAACACTGGCCATCATAGATGGCATGATAGTAAGGGTCGGATCAAATCGATACATCGTACCAACACTTTCAGTAAAGGAATCGCTGCAGCCTGATGAAGCATCCCTGTCAACCCTACTTGACAAGGGCGAAATGCTGAAGTTTCATGATCGCCTCATACCGCTATTGCATTTAAATCGTCTTTTCGATGTTCTTGGGGCCATAGAGAAACCTACTGAGGCTCTGGTTATTGTCATTGAAGCTGATGGCAGCGAGGTTGGTCTTGTTATTGATGAATTATTAGGACAACAACAGGTTGTTATCAAATCACTGGGTGAAACCATGCGCGATATATCCGGGTTGTCGGGTTGCACCATCATGCCGGACGGACAGGTCGGTCTGATTCTAGACGTAAACAGCCTAATAAAAGACTCCAATGATGGCAATTACAGTTGAGGATCCCATGTTGGGTAATGCAAAATATAATCTGAATAGCAGCGGTATGAATGCCACTGGCAATCAAAATAAACTTAATTAATACCAAGTTAAGAGGAGAAACCATGACAAACCTAGTTAATGAACAAGCCGCAGCAGAACCGAATGCGGATAATGTGCTCGCTTCCATGAGCAAGGACGGTAAATACCTTACTTTCTGCTTGGGCACTGAAGAATACGGACTGGAGATTTTGAAGGTTCGTGAAATAATCGGATTAATGGCAATTACCGCCGTGCCACGCACACCCAAATTTGTACGCGGTGTGCTGAACCTGCGCGGTAAAGTTATTCCGGTAGTTGACCTCAGGACCAAGTTTGGCCTGGAGCAGATTGAGGATACAGATGAAACCTGTATTATCGTAGTTGACATTGCTCAGAATGGCACGCCGATCCAGATGGGTATCCTGGTGGATACAGTCTCTGAAGTACTGGATATTACCGGGCAGGATATTGAAGATACCCCATCCTTTGGCGAAAACCTCAATACCGATTTCATACTCGGTATGGCTAAAGCTAAAGGAACGGTAAAGATTCTTCTCAATATCGAGGAAGTACTGACCAGTACGGAATTAATGGATATTGTCAGTATTACCGATAAATCAGCTAAATCATAAACTGTTATTCAACAAATGTTAAACCGGTGTTACTGTTGATGTCCTGGAAATCAGACAATAATTATTTTACTGACGAAACTGTTAATACCAGCCAGAATGGACATCTCGATAATTCTTACCTGGGACCAGCATTTGCAATGATATACAATTTAACAAACAATAAAAGAGGAAAATACAATGAGTCTCTTAAATAATAAGAAACTGGGGTCCACTATTGCTAAGGTCGTTAAAAATAAAGCGAACGTTCTTAACAAGGTTCCCACACCCGTTATGGCTATTGATAAGAATTTCAATGTCGAATACATGAATCCCGCCGGAGCCAGATTCGGTGGCTTGACCCAGGAACAATGCGTTGGTAAGAAATGCTATGATATTTTCAAAACCGACCACTGCAACACGGACAAATGTGCCGTTGCTCAGGCCATGCGGAAAGATACTGTAGTTACTGAAAAAACAGTTGCCAACCCCAACCCAACCACTACAATCCCGGTCCAGTACACTGGTGCACCCCTAAAGAATGATGCCGGTGAGATTATCGGAGGCTTGGAATATGTGGCTGACATTACAGAGATCGATACCATGATGAAGGAAGTCGATCGGACAATTGATGTTGTTATCGATGTTATGGAATCCGTTTCAAACAAGGATCTCACAAAAACGATTACTGACAAATTCGAAGGCAAATATGCCGCATTGAAGGATAATATTAACAATACCATCGAGAACCTTGATGATGCCCTAAAACAGGTCGGTACATCGGTTAATCAGGTTTCCTCGGCCAGTGATCAGATTGCCAGCGGCAGTCAGTCCCTGGCGGAAGGTTCCAATGAACAGGCCAGTTCGCTGGAAGAGATATCCAGCAGTCTGGAAGAGATGTCATCCATGACCCAGCAGAATGCCCAGAATGCCAATCAGGCCACCAAGCTGTCCGGGGAATCCAGTTCAGCGGCGGATCAGGGTAATCAGGCTATGGGTAAGATGACCACAGCCATTGAGAAGATCAAGACCTCCTCCGATGAGACAGCCAAGATCGTTAAGACGATTGATGATATTGCTTTCCAGACCAACTTGCTGGCTTTAAATGCAGCGGTTGAGGCAGCCCGTGCCGGTGATGCCGGTAAAGGTTTTGCAGTGGTAGCGGAAGAAGTCCGTAATCTGGCTCAGAAGTCAGCGGAAGCGGCCAAGAATACTTCCGACATGATCAACGAATCGGTGGAGAATGCTGCCGGTGGTGTAAAGATCACTGAGGAAGTTGCCAAATTGCTGACTCAGATAGTTGAAGGTGTCAGTAAGGTTAATAACCTGGTGAGTGAGATTGATGCTGCTTCAAAAGAGCAGGCTGAAGGTATTGAGCAGGTGAATAATGCTGTGGCTGAGATGAATAAAGTTACTCAGCAGAATGCTGCTAATTCTGAGGAATCAGCCAGTGCTTCTGAGGAGCTTAACGGTCAGGCCCAGGAGTTATCATCCCTGATCGCGACCTTTGAGCTTACTTCCAATGGTGGTGGACAGGCTTTACCGCCCAAGAGTGCCAAGAAGAAGGCTGCCGCCAAACCACGCAGGAAAACCAGTAAGAAGGGCAATGGCAAATTACCGGAACAGGTCATTCCTTTAGATGATGCTGACTTTGCGGAATTTTAATGAGTTGATGAAGACTGCGGTGAATGTGTTGAGAATTGATCCACTCATTTCCTGCCGTCTTCGTTGCCCCATGAATCCTGAAGAGGCTGGCAGCAGCCAGCCTCTTCAAGGCTTCAAACAGGAAAACAATGGATAATAGAACATTCAAGAAAATCTGTGAATTAGTTTATAACGTAAGCGGTATCGCGCTGAATGATAACAAGCGCGCCCTGGTTTCGGCCCGGATCGGTAAACGAATAACTGCTTTACAGATGCCAGACCACCGTTCATATCTTGATTATCTTGACCAGGATGATAGTGGGGATGAACTGGTGCAACTACTGGATGTTATTTCCACAAATGTTACCAGTTTTTTCCGTGAATCCGATCACTATGATTTTGTGAGCCAGATTATTCCGGATTGGCTGTCGCAGGGTCAGAAACGCTTCCGCTTATGGTCCGCAGCCTGCTCAACCGGCGAGGAACCCTATTCCCTGGCAATGACATTGTTGGATATTCCACGAATTGTAAATGCAGATTTAAAAATTCTGGCCACTGATATATCAACCAGAGTACTGGCTCACAGCCTGAGCGGAGTCTACCCAAAAAAGAGTTTGAAAACTGTCTCACCGAAACAGCTTAAGCTTTATTTTAATCGTACTATTGAAGCTGGAATGGAAACGTATACTGTTAAAGACAGACTCAAAGAATTGATGACATTTAAACGTCTCAACCTGTCTAAGCAGCCCTTTCCAATGCGCGGTCCCATCGATATTGTCTTTTGTTGCAATGTCATGATTTATTTTGATAAAACAGTTCGAGAGGAGCTGGTTAATGAAATTTCACGCCTATTACGGCCAGGCGGATACTTAATTGTCGGTCATTCTGAAAGCTTGTCAGGGATCAATACGGATCTTAAAATTGTTCAACCATCGATTTACCGAAAAGATGATTGAAAGTATGAGCAGATATTTTGAAATAGCGGGGAGCAGTAATTACAGGATCAGGTTGAAAGCCATAACGAAATGACTGTGAATGCCGCTCAGAAATGCAGGAGTTTCAATTATGAAACCGATACTAAGTAAAAAAAATTATCAATTGGTGAAAAAAAATACCGGCAGCAATATTCTTAACAATATGCTTATTGCTGGGGAGTTCATTTTATATGCTAATTCAACATCAGAAGAATCTTGACCTGCAGGTCAAGATAGATGATATTAAGCACACATCTGACCTGATTCAGCAAAGTATCCAGTATTCCATGCTGCAGGGTGAGATGGATGCTGTTGAAGAGATTATCGCTAATATTGCCCAGAGTGGGAAAATACATAGAGTCTCGCTGTTGGGAGCTGGATTTGATGTATTCACGTCAAGTGATCCTGGTATGTCAGGGCAACGGTTATGAAATGATTTTTTTTAATCTATCCAATATGAACGGGTTCAGAGTATTGATCAATCTGAATATACCGAAGGAGTCATTACCTGTTATAATCCAAACCTACCTGGTGAACATCATTTAAAGAGAAAAGTAGCCTTAGAAAATGGAAATAGATAACTCAACTTTTAGGAAAATCACCAGGATCGTTTATGACAACGTAGGGATTGTCTTGAACGATAGCAAAAAAGCGCTGGTAACTGCTCGGGTTCGAACAAGAATGAAATCACTGGAAATAGATCAATTCAGGGACTATTATGATTTCTTAGATTCTGACACCAGTGGGGATGAGTTGGTTCAGCTATTAGATGTAATCTCCACCAATGTAACCCATTTTTTTCGAGAATCTGAACACTTCGATGTGCTCTCAGATGCAACTAGCGGGTGGGTCGCCCAAGGACAAAAGAAATTCAGATTCTGGTCAGCAGCCTGCTCCACAGGTCAGGAGCCGTATGCCATGGCTATGAAATTATCCGAGATCAAAGGTATCGATGCTACCGATCTCAAAATTCTAGCTACAGATATATCAACTCAGGTTTTGAGTCATAGTAAACAGGGGGTTTATAATGAAAAGAACCTGAAAACTGTACCTGCCAAATTACGAAACCGTTATTTTACACGACGACAGAATGGTGTGGCTAATTTTGAGGTTAAAGCGCCAATAAAAGAATTGATCACTTTCAAAAGACTGAACTTAGCAAAACCACCCTTTCCAATGAAAGGACCCTTCGACTTCGTGTTCTGTTGCAATGTGATGATCTATTTTGACAATAAGGTGCGGTCGGGCTTGGTAAACGAATTTTATCGACTGCTAAAACCGGGCGGCTATCTCATTGTGGGTACTGCGGAGAGTCTGACTGGGTTAAATACGAAATTTACAACTGTTAGCCCATCGGTCTATATAAAAGAAGAGTTTTGATGATGTGCCAATCCCACACTAATGAGTTGTACATGACCTACTTAAACTGTACTGAAAGACACCAATAGAATGCTGACCGTTGGCATATCAGATCTGGTCGTATCTGACAAAAGTGATGATATATTGATCACTTATTCACTGGGGTCATGTATTGGTGTAACCATGTATGACCCCGTAGCCCGTGTTGGTGCGCTGATCCACTGCATGTTGCCATTATCAAAAATGTATCCTGAAAAGTCTCAAAATAAACCGTATATGTTTGTTGATACAGGTATAATAAAAATGCTGCAGGCAGTGTATGATAAGGGTGCTGAGCCGGATCGATTAATTGTCAAAGTCGCTGGTGGGGCCAGTCTCCTTGATCCGAAGCGTATGTTCCGAATTGGTGAAAGAAATTACGCCGTT includes:
- a CDS encoding chemotaxis protein CheA, coding for MTAETIEKTTGMDIISTIEEICEALVLSDPTDFSAMSKLFNRFNGIHEWAQETDNPSIDSVMTPVMQIMENILLEEAEDLEAAFAVVVDSVTALQSVVRDGHQIEDVDFPAELGLNGAEQTAPGANGNASALPPGVDEEIFTEFLSQQDGVMGEMETLILSLEKSNGNGSSSELLRLLHTLKGESALMGLDDVEKLCHRTEDYLNAENTASAVDVLLSVKDWLQNKFTSFSTDTEVPDIKVIFDQLNNPKSGINSIESNGTKQDEETGTSSDTPPTSEPITETEATPTSQAWDVDMELCADFVAEGRDHLEVSDAQLLILESNPEDNDALNTVFRAFHTIKGVAGFLDLTEIGSLAHTAENLLDQVRKGRVALKGATMDITFESLDFLKKMLDTLAQSLATGVAPLAEPELPQLVERLKVINDPNSNQTISDQAPTDQSNEAETKSKPVTEASVPKPSEPKAQTKVKAKAETQVTAKVSPIKSSAPATGAKVSGARPQGTKLKETLKVDTQRIDQMVDAIGELVIAESMVSQSPELKSIASPTLIKHLSQLDKIARELQSMGTSLRMVTIRSVFQKMARLVRDLAKKSGKTIQFNMVGSDTEVDKSVVDKIGDPLIHMIRNAVDHGIEENVQDRVDAGKDPGGQIELRAFHKGGNIYIEVQDDGRGLNRDAILKKALERGMIKKDQKLHDNEVWGLVLEPGFSTAKKVTEISGRGVGMDVVKRNIESLRGLIEIQSTPGEGSLFSIRLPLTLAIIDGMIVRVGSNRYIVPTLSVKESLQPDEASLSTLLDKGEMLKFHDRLIPLLHLNRLFDVLGAIEKPTEALVIVIEADGSEVGLVIDELLGQQQVVIKSLGETMRDISGLSGCTIMPDGQVGLILDVNSLIKDSNDGNYS
- a CDS encoding chemotaxis protein CheW → MTNLVNEQAAAEPNADNVLASMSKDGKYLTFCLGTEEYGLEILKVREIIGLMAITAVPRTPKFVRGVLNLRGKVIPVVDLRTKFGLEQIEDTDETCIIVVDIAQNGTPIQMGILVDTVSEVLDITGQDIEDTPSFGENLNTDFILGMAKAKGTVKILLNIEEVLTSTELMDIVSITDKSAKS
- a CDS encoding methyl-accepting chemotaxis protein, whose amino-acid sequence is MSLLNNKKLGSTIAKVVKNKANVLNKVPTPVMAIDKNFNVEYMNPAGARFGGLTQEQCVGKKCYDIFKTDHCNTDKCAVAQAMRKDTVVTEKTVANPNPTTTIPVQYTGAPLKNDAGEIIGGLEYVADITEIDTMMKEVDRTIDVVIDVMESVSNKDLTKTITDKFEGKYAALKDNINNTIENLDDALKQVGTSVNQVSSASDQIASGSQSLAEGSNEQASSLEEISSSLEEMSSMTQQNAQNANQATKLSGESSSAADQGNQAMGKMTTAIEKIKTSSDETAKIVKTIDDIAFQTNLLALNAAVEAARAGDAGKGFAVVAEEVRNLAQKSAEAAKNTSDMINESVENAAGGVKITEEVAKLLTQIVEGVSKVNNLVSEIDAASKEQAEGIEQVNNAVAEMNKVTQQNAANSEESASASEELNGQAQELSSLIATFELTSNGGGQALPPKSAKKKAAAKPRRKTSKKGNGKLPEQVIPLDDADFAEF
- a CDS encoding CheR family methyltransferase is translated as MDNRTFKKICELVYNVSGIALNDNKRALVSARIGKRITALQMPDHRSYLDYLDQDDSGDELVQLLDVISTNVTSFFRESDHYDFVSQIIPDWLSQGQKRFRLWSAACSTGEEPYSLAMTLLDIPRIVNADLKILATDISTRVLAHSLSGVYPKKSLKTVSPKQLKLYFNRTIEAGMETYTVKDRLKELMTFKRLNLSKQPFPMRGPIDIVFCCNVMIYFDKTVREELVNEISRLLRPGGYLIVGHSESLSGINTDLKIVQPSIYRKDD
- a CDS encoding CheR family methyltransferase; this encodes MEIDNSTFRKITRIVYDNVGIVLNDSKKALVTARVRTRMKSLEIDQFRDYYDFLDSDTSGDELVQLLDVISTNVTHFFRESEHFDVLSDATSGWVAQGQKKFRFWSAACSTGQEPYAMAMKLSEIKGIDATDLKILATDISTQVLSHSKQGVYNEKNLKTVPAKLRNRYFTRRQNGVANFEVKAPIKELITFKRLNLAKPPFPMKGPFDFVFCCNVMIYFDNKVRSGLVNEFYRLLKPGGYLIVGTAESLTGLNTKFTTVSPSVYIKEEF
- a CDS encoding chemotaxis protein CheD, yielding MLTVGISDLVVSDKSDDILITYSLGSCIGVTMYDPVARVGALIHCMLPLSKMYPEKSQNKPYMFVDTGIIKMLQAVYDKGAEPDRLIVKVAGGASLLDPKRMFRIGERNYAVTRKILWKNNLMIAADDVGGSKSRTLMLYMDTGRTTIKNKGEELEL